One part of the Thermodesulfovibrio sp. 3462-1 genome encodes these proteins:
- a CDS encoding ATP-binding protein, with protein sequence MQEHPCPYGGYLRCDNPFCEHRYALSEVLHLCSDVLERISQGDPSQKIDLEFERYAVQRLINSINKVSEEVSAMISLTHELAIGICEHFDVLKRLYEGDFTATTSEDYQIEILRMLGHLINKQRDRFVEYINKIKEQYEEILQLYEQERTILSSIGVAIIVVEEDMTIEYTNSEFEALTGYKKEEIEGKMKWTEFFSEEMLDKMIEYHKLRRISPSLAPRQYESKLKDRNGKIKDVLLNVGMVPYTKKSIASIIDISERKKIQQQLIHSQKMESLGMLSGRVAHEFNNILTGIIVFAGLLYTKIEEPQLRNFVEKIIDAGERARDLAKKLLVFSRKEEFGEPQEVNLNKYLKDFSEFVKTIIGKDIEFKLNLPEEEIFYKIDPSYLEIILMNLVTNARDAMPEGGELSIGLKEISVDVEYSYTHPLVKPGNYIVICVSDTGIGMDEQTKQRIFEPFFTTKPKGKGTGLGLSTVFGLVRQYDGHIHVYSEPKKGTTFKIYLPVKERKMKHLIDKNALKGTETILVVDDDEHTRGFISSFLKEYGYSVYEAKKGDEALEIFEKHKEEIALSIVDLVMPGISGIEVMNQLKKIKPDAKVIIMSGHPVQLKDVITMEKTIFPEEILFRIRNILDKKE encoded by the coding sequence TCCTTTTTGCGAACATAGATATGCTTTAAGCGAAGTTCTTCATCTTTGCAGTGATGTCTTAGAAAGAATTTCTCAGGGAGATCCATCACAAAAAATAGATTTAGAGTTTGAGCGTTATGCTGTTCAGAGATTGATTAATTCTATAAATAAAGTTTCAGAAGAAGTTTCTGCTATGATTTCCCTTACTCATGAGCTTGCAATTGGAATATGTGAGCATTTTGATGTTTTAAAAAGACTATATGAAGGAGACTTCACAGCAACTACTTCAGAGGACTATCAAATAGAAATTTTAAGAATGCTCGGACATCTGATAAATAAACAGAGAGACAGATTTGTTGAATACATAAATAAAATTAAAGAGCAATATGAAGAAATTTTGCAGCTCTATGAACAGGAAAGAACTATCCTTTCATCAATTGGGGTTGCAATTATAGTTGTTGAAGAAGACATGACAATTGAATACACAAATTCTGAGTTTGAGGCTTTAACAGGATACAAAAAAGAAGAAATTGAAGGTAAGATGAAGTGGACAGAATTTTTCTCTGAAGAGATGCTTGACAAAATGATAGAGTATCACAAACTAAGAAGAATTTCTCCATCTCTTGCTCCAAGACAGTATGAATCAAAGCTTAAGGACAGAAATGGAAAGATCAAAGATGTTCTTTTGAATGTTGGGATGGTTCCTTATACAAAAAAATCAATAGCCTCTATAATTGATATTTCAGAGAGAAAAAAGATACAGCAACAACTTATTCACTCTCAAAAAATGGAGTCTTTAGGAATGCTTTCAGGAAGAGTTGCCCATGAGTTTAACAACATTCTTACTGGAATAATAGTATTTGCTGGACTTCTTTATACAAAAATTGAAGAACCACAACTTAGAAACTTTGTTGAAAAAATTATTGATGCTGGAGAAAGAGCAAGAGATTTGGCAAAGAAACTGCTTGTATTTAGCAGAAAAGAGGAATTCGGAGAGCCTCAGGAAGTAAACTTAAATAAATATCTAAAAGATTTTTCAGAGTTTGTAAAAACTATTATTGGAAAAGACATTGAGTTTAAACTTAATCTTCCAGAAGAAGAAATTTTTTATAAAATAGATCCTTCCTATCTTGAGATAATTCTTATGAATCTTGTTACAAACGCCCGTGATGCTATGCCAGAAGGAGGAGAGCTTTCAATTGGTTTAAAAGAGATCTCTGTTGATGTTGAGTATTCATATACACATCCTCTTGTGAAGCCCGGTAACTATATTGTTATTTGTGTATCAGATACAGGAATAGGAATGGATGAGCAAACAAAGCAAAGAATATTTGAACCATTTTTCACAACAAAGCCAAAGGGTAAGGGAACAGGATTAGGTCTTTCTACAGTTTTTGGACTTGTAAGGCAGTATGATGGACACATTCATGTTTACAGTGAACCTAAAAAAGGAACAACATTTAAGATATATCTGCCTGTAAAAGAAAGAAAAATGAAACATTTAATTGATAAAAATGCATTAAAAGGAACAGAGACAATTCTTGTTGTTGATGACGATGAACATACAAGAGGTTTTATTTCTTCTTTTCTTAAAGAATACGGTTACAGTGTTTATGAAGCTAAAAAAGGAGATGAGGCTTTGGAAATATTTGAAAAACATAAAGAAGAAATTGCCCTTAGCATTGTTGACCTTGTTATGCCAGGAATCTCAGGAATAGAAGTTATGAACCAGCTCAAGAAAATAAAGCCAGATGCAAAGGTTATTATAATGAGTGGACATCCTGTTCAGTTAAAAGATGTGATTACAATGGAAAAAACAATTTTTCCAGAGGAAATTTTGTTTAGAATCAGAAACATTCTTGATAAAAAGGAGTAA
- the dcd gene encoding dCTP deaminase yields the protein MVRNDKWIKEMARKGMIEPFEEGLVREGVISYGVSSYGYDMRVADEFKIFTNINNTVVDPKNFDPKSFVEFKGDVCIIPPNSFALARSVEYFRIPRDVLVICIGKSTYARCGIIVNVTPLEPMWEGYLTIEISNTTPLPAKIYANEGIAQLIFLKAEEECEISYADRKGKYQAQQGIVLPKI from the coding sequence ATGGTCAGAAATGACAAATGGATAAAAGAAATGGCTCGCAAGGGAATGATTGAGCCCTTTGAGGAAGGTCTTGTAAGAGAAGGTGTCATATCTTATGGAGTGAGTTCCTATGGTTATGACATGAGAGTTGCTGATGAATTCAAGATTTTTACCAACATAAACAATACAGTGGTTGACCCTAAGAACTTTGATCCTAAAAGTTTTGTTGAATTTAAGGGTGATGTATGCATTATTCCACCAAACTCTTTTGCCCTTGCCCGTTCTGTTGAGTATTTTAGGATTCCAAGAGATGTGCTCGTAATATGCATTGGAAAATCAACCTATGCAAGATGCGGAATAATCGTAAATGTGACTCCTCTTGAGCCGATGTGGGAGGGTTACTTAACAATAGAGATATCAAATACCACGCCACTTCCAGCAAAAATCTATGCAAATGAAGGTATTGCTCAGCTCATATTCTTAAAAGCAGAGGAAGAATGCGAGATCTCCTATGCTGATAGAAAAGGTAAGTACCAAGCTCAACAGGGCATAGTTTTACCAAAGATATGA
- the pyrF gene encoding orotidine-5'-phosphate decarboxylase — protein sequence MIDPSRIIVALDFSKKEDALRIVDQLEGVINFYKVGLELFLSEGHEILKILKNKGKKIFLDLKFHDIPNTVYKAVQSVLQYEIDMLTVHALGGTEMMKKAALAVKEYSYKENIPPPKILAVTVLTSLDEKDLVEALSFPISRESLVKNLALKAKQVELDGVVSAVSSVKTIKQVCGQGFIVVTPGIRLKNSNFHDQKVVATAHEAFSEGADYIVIGRAITHSNFPQRMIVDMINS from the coding sequence ATGATTGACCCATCCCGTATAATAGTTGCTCTTGATTTTTCAAAAAAAGAAGATGCCTTACGGATAGTTGATCAACTTGAAGGAGTCATTAATTTTTATAAAGTTGGACTTGAGCTTTTTCTAAGCGAAGGACATGAGATTTTAAAAATTCTTAAAAACAAAGGTAAAAAAATTTTTCTTGATCTTAAATTTCATGACATTCCAAATACGGTTTACAAAGCTGTGCAGTCTGTGCTTCAATATGAAATTGATATGCTTACAGTTCATGCTTTAGGTGGAACTGAAATGATGAAGAAAGCAGCCCTGGCTGTAAAGGAATACTCTTACAAAGAAAATATTCCGCCTCCCAAGATTTTGGCAGTTACTGTTTTAACAAGTCTTGATGAAAAGGATCTGGTTGAAGCTCTATCTTTTCCAATTTCTCGAGAATCCTTAGTTAAAAATTTAGCCTTAAAGGCAAAACAGGTAGAATTAGATGGAGTTGTTTCTGCAGTTTCTTCAGTAAAAACAATTAAGCAGGTGTGTGGACAAGGCTTTATAGTTGTAACTCCAGGAATAAGACTGAAAAATTCTAATTTTCATGATCAAAAAGTAGTTGCCACTGCTCACGAAGCCTTCTCTGAAGGTGCAGACTACATTGTGATTGGAAGAGCCATTACACACAGTAATTTTCCTCAGAGAATGATTGTTGATATGATAAACTCATGA
- a CDS encoding GGDEF domain-containing protein yields the protein MMLCICSNRKKLLKKLSDFLNKEFKDLSISPIDNETVERIYKIEPDIIIIDFCGKACWKLLEKITRAPSIREIPLILIFKRKEGKLIEKLCNFEIFDYVIEPLLKCEILMKINKAEEIVGLKKEFKSLLTRDPLTGAYQRGFLIERMNEEIHWCNLYKEPLTLAMFDIDFFKKINDTYGHQTGDKVLMELIHLAHQSMPEMALIGRYGGDEFCVVLPSTDEMTAKDILEAFRQTVEKNDFYTFKGEKIKVTISIGFTTYYAEQRCSIDEIIQKADIALYKAKQQGRNRVIFQDFDVE from the coding sequence ATGATGCTGTGTATTTGTTCAAATAGAAAAAAATTATTAAAAAAATTGTCTGATTTTTTAAATAAAGAATTTAAAGATCTTTCCATTTCTCCCATTGACAATGAAACAGTAGAAAGGATTTACAAAATTGAGCCTGACATAATTATTATTGATTTTTGCGGAAAAGCATGCTGGAAGTTATTAGAAAAAATCACCCGTGCACCTTCTATAAGAGAAATTCCTTTAATCTTGATATTTAAGAGAAAAGAAGGAAAACTTATTGAAAAATTGTGCAATTTTGAAATTTTTGATTATGTTATAGAGCCATTGTTAAAATGCGAGATTTTAATGAAAATAAATAAGGCAGAAGAAATTGTGGGACTTAAAAAAGAGTTTAAAAGTCTCTTAACAAGAGATCCATTAACAGGAGCTTATCAAAGAGGCTTTTTAATAGAAAGAATGAATGAGGAGATTCATTGGTGCAATCTTTATAAAGAGCCTTTAACTTTGGCAATGTTTGATATAGACTTTTTTAAAAAAATAAATGATACCTACGGGCATCAAACAGGTGACAAAGTTTTAATGGAGCTAATACATCTTGCTCATCAAAGTATGCCTGAAATGGCATTGATAGGAAGATATGGAGGTGACGAATTCTGCGTTGTTCTGCCAAGCACTGATGAGATGACTGCAAAGGATATCTTAGAGGCTTTTAGACAAACAGTTGAAAAAAATGATTTTTATACATTTAAGGGAGAAAAGATTAAAGTAACAATAAGCATAGGATTCACAACATATTATGCAGAACAAAGATGTTCAATTGATGAAATAATTCAAAAAGCAGATATTGCTCTTTATAAAGCAAAGCAGCAAGGAAGAAATAGAGTAATTTTTCAGGATTTTGATGTAGAATAA